The Macaca thibetana thibetana isolate TM-01 chromosome 19, ASM2454274v1, whole genome shotgun sequence genome has a segment encoding these proteins:
- the HRC gene encoding sarcoplasmic reticulum histidine-rich calcium-binding protein isoform X7 translates to MGHRRPWLHTAVLWAGVASLLLPPATTQQLRGAGLGFSNWNNNAGVTGLSQEASAELGHHLHSPRNHPDGNKDVSTENGHHFWSHPDRDKEDEDVPKEYEHLLPGHRSQDHEVGDEDVSGEEVFAQHGGQARGHRGHGSEDTEDSAEHRHHLPSHRSHSHQDEDEDEVVSSEHRHHILRHGHRGHDGEDDEGEEDEEEEEEEVSTEYRHQAYRHRGHGSEEDEDVSDGHHHHGPSHRHQGHKEDDDDGDDVSTEYGHQAHRHRGHGSEEDEDVSDGHHHHGPSHRHQGHKEEDDDDDDVSTEYGHQAHRHQDHRKEKDEPVSGEHNNHVPDHRHQGHRDEEEDEDVSTEHWHQGPQRVHHGLVDEEEEEEEITVQFSHRVASHQPQGHKSEEEDFQDEYKTDVPHHHHHRVPREEDEEVSAELAHQVPNHRQSHQDEETGHGQRGSIKEMSHHPPGHTVVKDRSHLREDDSEEEKEKEEDPGSHEEDDESSEQGAKGTHHGSPDQEDEEDEEEGHGLSLNQEEEEKENKEEEEEEEEERREERAEVGAPLSRDHSEEEEEGLEEDEPHFTIIPNPLDGREEAGGASSEEESGEDTGPQDAQEYGNYQPGSLCGYCSFCNRCTECENCHCDEENMGEHCDQCQHCQFCYLCPLVCETVCTPGSYVDYFSSSLYQALADMLETPEP, encoded by the exons ATGGGCCACCGTAGGCCATGGCTGCACACTGCTGTCCTctgggctggggtggccagcCTGCTCCTCCCCCCGGCCACGACCCAGCAGCTGAGAGGGGCCGGGCTGGGCTTCAGCAACTGGAACAACAACGCCGGAGTCACTGGGCTCTCCCAGGAGGCATCGGCAGAGCTTGGCCACCACCTCCACAGCCCGAGAAACCATCCAGATGGGAACAAGGATGTTTCCACAGAGAATGGACATCATTTCTGGAGCCACCCAGACCGTGACAAGGAGGATGAAGACGTCCCCAAGGAATATGAGCACCTACTCCCAGGCCACAGGTCCCAAGACCATGAGGTTGGAGACGAGGATGTCTCAGGTGAGGAGGTCTTTGCACAGCATGGTGGGCAGGCCCGTGGGCACAGAGGCCACGGGAGTGAAGACACGGAAGACTCAGCTGAGCACAGGCACCACCTCCCCAGCCACAGGAGCCACAGCCATCAAGACGAGGATGAGGACGAAGTTGTGTCCAGTGAGCATCGCCATCATATCCTCAGGCATGGACACCGAGGCCATGATGGGGAAGATGATGAAGGAgaagaggacgaggaggaggaggaggaggaggtctcCACTGAGTATAGGCACCAGGCCTACAGGCACCGAGGCCACGGGAGTGAAGAGGATGAGGATGTCTCAGATGGACACCACCATCATGGCCCCAGCCACAGGCACCAAGGCCACAAAGAAGATgacgatgatggtgatgatgtctCCACTGAGTATGGACACCAGGCCCACAGGCACCGAGGCCACGGGAGTGAAGAGGATGAGGATGTCTCAGATGGACACCACCATCATGGCCCCAGCCACAGGCACCAAG GCCACaaagaagaagatgatgatgatgatgatgtctcCACTGAGTATGGACACCAGGCCCACAGGCACCAAGaccacagaaaggaaaaggatgaGCCTGTCTCAGGTGAACACAACAATCATGTCCCTGACCACAGGCACCAAGGCCACAGAGACGAGGAAGAAGATGAGGATGTGTCCACTGAACATTGGCACCAGGGTCCCCAACGTGTCCACCATGGCCTTGtagatgaggaagaggaagaagaggagatcACAGTCCAGTTCAGCCACCGTGTTGCAAGCCACCAACCTCAAGGCCACAAGAGTGAGGAAGAGGACTTCCAAGATGAGTATAAAACAGACGTccctcaccatcaccaccacagagTCCCCagggaggaagatgaggaggtCTCCGCTGAGCTTGCCCACCAGGTCCCCAACCACAGGCAAAGCCACCAAGATGAAGAAACTGGCCATGGTCAAAGAGGGTCCATCAAAGAGATGAGTCATCACCCCCCAGGACACACAGTGGTCAAGGATAGAAGCCATTTGAGGGAGGATGATtctgaggaggaaaaggagaaggaagaggatccCGGCTCCCATGAGGAAGATGATGAAAGTTCAGAGCAGGGAGCGAAAGGCACCCACCATGGCAGCCCGGACCAGGAagatgaggaggatgaggaggaaggtCATGGCCTCAGCCTGaatcaggaagaggaagaaaaggaaaacaaggaggaggaggaggaagaagaggaggagaggagagaagagagggctGAAGTTGGGGCCCCACTGAGTCGAGACCACagcgaggaggaagaggaggggctggaggaagaTGAGCCCCACTTCACCATCATCCCCAACCCACTGGACGGGAGAGAGGAGGCTGGAGGTGCCTCCAGTGAGGAGGAAAGCGGTGAGGACACAG GTCCACAGGACGCTCAGGAGTACGGGAACTACCAGCCAGGGTCCCTGTGTGGCTACTGCTCCTTCTGCAAT CGATGCACTGAATGTGAGAACTGTCACTGTGATGAGGAGAACATGGGTGAGCACTGCGACCAGTGCCAG cactgTCAGTTCTGCTATCTCTGCCCGCTGGTCTGCGAAACGGTCTGCACTCCAG GAAGCTACGTGGACTATTTCTCCTCCTCCCTATATCA AGCCCTGGCGGACATGCTGGAAACGCCGGAACCCTGA
- the HRC gene encoding sarcoplasmic reticulum histidine-rich calcium-binding protein isoform X4 — protein sequence MGHRRPWLHTAVLWAGVASLLLPPATTQQLRGAGLGFSNWNNNAGVTGLSQEASAELGHHLHSPRNHPDGNKDVSTENGHHFWSHPDRDKEDEDVPKEYEHLLPGHRSQDHEVGDEDVSGEEVFAQHGGQARGHRGHGSEDTEDSAEHRHHLPSHRSHSHQDEDEDEVVSSEHRHHILRHGHRGHDGEDDEGEEDEEEEEEEVSTEYRHQAYRHRGHGSEEDEDVSDGHHHHGPSHRHQGHKEDDDDGDDVSTEYGHQAHRHRGHGSEEDEDVSDGHHHHGPSHRHQGHEEDDDDDDDVTTEYGHQAHRHRGHGSEEDGDVSDGHHHHGPSHRHQGHEEDDNDDDDDDDDDGGDDDDDDDVSTEYGHQAHRHRGHGSEEDEDVSDEHHHHGPSHRHRGHKEEDDDDDDVSTEYGHQAHRHQDHRKEKDEPVSGEHNNHVPDHRHQGHRDEEEDEDVSTEHWHQGPQRVHHGLVDEEEEEEEITVQFSHRVASHQPQGHKSEEEDFQDEYKTDVPHHHHHRVPREEDEEVSAELAHQVPNHRQSHQDEETGHGQRGSIKEMSHHPPGHTVVKDRSHLREDDSEEEKEKEEDPGSHEEDDESSEQGAKGTHHGSPDQEDEEDEEEGHGLSLNQEEEEKENKEEEEEEEEERREERAEVGAPLSRDHSEEEEEGLEEDEPHFTIIPNPLDGREEAGGASSEEESGEDTGPQDAQEYGNYQPGSLCGYCSFCNRCTECENCHCDEENMGEHCDQCQHCQFCYLCPLVCETVCTPGSYVDYFSSSLYQALADMLETPEP from the exons ATGGGCCACCGTAGGCCATGGCTGCACACTGCTGTCCTctgggctggggtggccagcCTGCTCCTCCCCCCGGCCACGACCCAGCAGCTGAGAGGGGCCGGGCTGGGCTTCAGCAACTGGAACAACAACGCCGGAGTCACTGGGCTCTCCCAGGAGGCATCGGCAGAGCTTGGCCACCACCTCCACAGCCCGAGAAACCATCCAGATGGGAACAAGGATGTTTCCACAGAGAATGGACATCATTTCTGGAGCCACCCAGACCGTGACAAGGAGGATGAAGACGTCCCCAAGGAATATGAGCACCTACTCCCAGGCCACAGGTCCCAAGACCATGAGGTTGGAGACGAGGATGTCTCAGGTGAGGAGGTCTTTGCACAGCATGGTGGGCAGGCCCGTGGGCACAGAGGCCACGGGAGTGAAGACACGGAAGACTCAGCTGAGCACAGGCACCACCTCCCCAGCCACAGGAGCCACAGCCATCAAGACGAGGATGAGGACGAAGTTGTGTCCAGTGAGCATCGCCATCATATCCTCAGGCATGGACACCGAGGCCATGATGGGGAAGATGATGAAGGAgaagaggacgaggaggaggaggaggaggaggtctcCACTGAGTATAGGCACCAGGCCTACAGGCACCGAGGCCACGGGAGTGAAGAGGATGAGGATGTCTCAGATGGACACCACCATCATGGCCCCAGCCACAGGCACCAAGGCCACAAAGAAGATgacgatgatggtgatgatgtctCCACTGAGTATGGACACCAGGCCCACAGGCACCGAGGCCACGGGAGTGAAGAGGATGAGGATGTCTCAGATGGACACCACCATCATGGCCCCAGCCACAGGCACCAAG GCCACGAAGaagatgacgatgatgatgatgatgtcacCACTGAGTATGGACACCAGGCCCACAGGCACCGAGGCCATGGGAGTGAAGAGGATGGGGATGTCTCAGATGGACACCATCATCATGGCCCCAGCCACAGGCACCAAGGCCACGAAGaagatgacaatgatgatgatgatgatgatgatgatgatggtggtgatgatgatgatgatgatgatgtctcCACTGAGTATGGACACCAGGCTCACAGGCACCGAGGCCACGGGAGTGAAGAGGATGAAGATGTCTCAGATGAACACCACCATCACGGCCCCAGCCACAGACACCGAGGCCACaaagaagaagatgatgatgatgatgatgtctcCACTGAGTATGGACACCAGGCCCACAGGCACCAAGaccacagaaaggaaaaggatgaGCCTGTCTCAGGTGAACACAACAATCATGTCCCTGACCACAGGCACCAAGGCCACAGAGACGAGGAAGAAGATGAGGATGTGTCCACTGAACATTGGCACCAGGGTCCCCAACGTGTCCACCATGGCCTTGtagatgaggaagaggaagaagaggagatcACAGTCCAGTTCAGCCACCGTGTTGCAAGCCACCAACCTCAAGGCCACAAGAGTGAGGAAGAGGACTTCCAAGATGAGTATAAAACAGACGTccctcaccatcaccaccacagagTCCCCagggaggaagatgaggaggtCTCCGCTGAGCTTGCCCACCAGGTCCCCAACCACAGGCAAAGCCACCAAGATGAAGAAACTGGCCATGGTCAAAGAGGGTCCATCAAAGAGATGAGTCATCACCCCCCAGGACACACAGTGGTCAAGGATAGAAGCCATTTGAGGGAGGATGATtctgaggaggaaaaggagaaggaagaggatccCGGCTCCCATGAGGAAGATGATGAAAGTTCAGAGCAGGGAGCGAAAGGCACCCACCATGGCAGCCCGGACCAGGAagatgaggaggatgaggaggaaggtCATGGCCTCAGCCTGaatcaggaagaggaagaaaaggaaaacaaggaggaggaggaggaagaagaggaggagaggagagaagagagggctGAAGTTGGGGCCCCACTGAGTCGAGACCACagcgaggaggaagaggaggggctggaggaagaTGAGCCCCACTTCACCATCATCCCCAACCCACTGGACGGGAGAGAGGAGGCTGGAGGTGCCTCCAGTGAGGAGGAAAGCGGTGAGGACACAG GTCCACAGGACGCTCAGGAGTACGGGAACTACCAGCCAGGGTCCCTGTGTGGCTACTGCTCCTTCTGCAAT CGATGCACTGAATGTGAGAACTGTCACTGTGATGAGGAGAACATGGGTGAGCACTGCGACCAGTGCCAG cactgTCAGTTCTGCTATCTCTGCCCGCTGGTCTGCGAAACGGTCTGCACTCCAG GAAGCTACGTGGACTATTTCTCCTCCTCCCTATATCA AGCCCTGGCGGACATGCTGGAAACGCCGGAACCCTGA
- the HRC gene encoding sarcoplasmic reticulum histidine-rich calcium-binding protein isoform X5, which yields MGHRRPWLHTAVLWAGVASLLLPPATTQQLRGAGLGFSNWNNNAGVTGLSQEASAELGHHLHSPRNHPDGNKDVSTENGHHFWSHPDRDKEDEDVPKEYEHLLPGHRSQDHEVGDEDVSGEEVFAQHGGQARGHRGHGSEDTEDSAEHRHHLPSHRSHSHQDEDEDEVVSSEHRHHILRHGHRGHDGEDDEGEEDEEEEEEEVSTEYRHQAYRHRGHGSEEDEDVSDGHHHHGPSHRHQGHKEDDDDGDDVSTEYGHQAHRHRGHGSEEDEDVSDGHHHHGPSHRHQGHEEDDDDDDDDDDDDDDDVVSTEYRHQAHRHRGHGSEEDEDVSDGHHHHGPSHRHQGHEEDDNDDDDDDDDDGEDDDDDDVSTEYGHQAHRHQDHRKEKDEPVSGEHNNHVPDHRHQGHRDEEEDEDVSTEHWHQGPQRVHHGLVDEEEEEEEITVQFSHRVASHQPQGHKSEEEDFQDEYKTDVPHHHHHRVPREEDEEVSAELAHQVPNHRQSHQDEETGHGQRGSIKEMSHHPPGHTVVKDRSHLREDDSEEEKEKEEDPGSHEEDDESSEQGAKGTHHGSPDQEDEEDEEEGHGLSLNQEEEEKENKEEEEEEEEERREERAEVGAPLSRDHSEEEEEGLEEDEPHFTIIPNPLDGREEAGGASSEEESGEDTGPQDAQEYGNYQPGSLCGYCSFCNRCTECENCHCDEENMGEHCDQCQHCQFCYLCPLVCETVCTPGSYVDYFSSSLYQALADMLETPEP from the exons ATGGGCCACCGTAGGCCATGGCTGCACACTGCTGTCCTctgggctggggtggccagcCTGCTCCTCCCCCCGGCCACGACCCAGCAGCTGAGAGGGGCCGGGCTGGGCTTCAGCAACTGGAACAACAACGCCGGAGTCACTGGGCTCTCCCAGGAGGCATCGGCAGAGCTTGGCCACCACCTCCACAGCCCGAGAAACCATCCAGATGGGAACAAGGATGTTTCCACAGAGAATGGACATCATTTCTGGAGCCACCCAGACCGTGACAAGGAGGATGAAGACGTCCCCAAGGAATATGAGCACCTACTCCCAGGCCACAGGTCCCAAGACCATGAGGTTGGAGACGAGGATGTCTCAGGTGAGGAGGTCTTTGCACAGCATGGTGGGCAGGCCCGTGGGCACAGAGGCCACGGGAGTGAAGACACGGAAGACTCAGCTGAGCACAGGCACCACCTCCCCAGCCACAGGAGCCACAGCCATCAAGACGAGGATGAGGACGAAGTTGTGTCCAGTGAGCATCGCCATCATATCCTCAGGCATGGACACCGAGGCCATGATGGGGAAGATGATGAAGGAgaagaggacgaggaggaggaggaggaggaggtctcCACTGAGTATAGGCACCAGGCCTACAGGCACCGAGGCCACGGGAGTGAAGAGGATGAGGATGTCTCAGATGGACACCACCATCATGGCCCCAGCCACAGGCACCAAGGCCACAAAGAAGATgacgatgatggtgatgatgtctCCACTGAGTATGGACACCAGGCCCACAGGCACCGAGGCCACGGGAGTGAAGAGGATGAGGATGTCTCAGATGGACACCACCATCATGGCCCCAGCCACAGGCACCAAGGCCACGAAGaagatgacgatgatgatgatgatgatgatgatgatgatgatgatgatgttgtcTCCACTGAGTATAGGCACCAGGCCCACAGGCACCGAGGCCACGGGAGTGAAGAGGATGAGGATGTTTCAGATGGACACCATCATCATGGCCCAAGCCACAG GCACCAAGGCCACGAAGaagatgacaatgatgatgatgatgatgatgatgatgatggtg aagatgatgatgatgatgatgtctcCACTGAGTATGGACACCAGGCCCACAGGCACCAAGaccacagaaaggaaaaggatgaGCCTGTCTCAGGTGAACACAACAATCATGTCCCTGACCACAGGCACCAAGGCCACAGAGACGAGGAAGAAGATGAGGATGTGTCCACTGAACATTGGCACCAGGGTCCCCAACGTGTCCACCATGGCCTTGtagatgaggaagaggaagaagaggagatcACAGTCCAGTTCAGCCACCGTGTTGCAAGCCACCAACCTCAAGGCCACAAGAGTGAGGAAGAGGACTTCCAAGATGAGTATAAAACAGACGTccctcaccatcaccaccacagagTCCCCagggaggaagatgaggaggtCTCCGCTGAGCTTGCCCACCAGGTCCCCAACCACAGGCAAAGCCACCAAGATGAAGAAACTGGCCATGGTCAAAGAGGGTCCATCAAAGAGATGAGTCATCACCCCCCAGGACACACAGTGGTCAAGGATAGAAGCCATTTGAGGGAGGATGATtctgaggaggaaaaggagaaggaagaggatccCGGCTCCCATGAGGAAGATGATGAAAGTTCAGAGCAGGGAGCGAAAGGCACCCACCATGGCAGCCCGGACCAGGAagatgaggaggatgaggaggaaggtCATGGCCTCAGCCTGaatcaggaagaggaagaaaaggaaaacaaggaggaggaggaggaagaagaggaggagaggagagaagagagggctGAAGTTGGGGCCCCACTGAGTCGAGACCACagcgaggaggaagaggaggggctggaggaagaTGAGCCCCACTTCACCATCATCCCCAACCCACTGGACGGGAGAGAGGAGGCTGGAGGTGCCTCCAGTGAGGAGGAAAGCGGTGAGGACACAG GTCCACAGGACGCTCAGGAGTACGGGAACTACCAGCCAGGGTCCCTGTGTGGCTACTGCTCCTTCTGCAAT CGATGCACTGAATGTGAGAACTGTCACTGTGATGAGGAGAACATGGGTGAGCACTGCGACCAGTGCCAG cactgTCAGTTCTGCTATCTCTGCCCGCTGGTCTGCGAAACGGTCTGCACTCCAG GAAGCTACGTGGACTATTTCTCCTCCTCCCTATATCA AGCCCTGGCGGACATGCTGGAAACGCCGGAACCCTGA
- the HRC gene encoding sarcoplasmic reticulum histidine-rich calcium-binding protein isoform X1 yields MGHRRPWLHTAVLWAGVASLLLPPATTQQLRGAGLGFSNWNNNAGVTGLSQEASAELGHHLHSPRNHPDGNKDVSTENGHHFWSHPDRDKEDEDVPKEYEHLLPGHRSQDHEVGDEDVSGEEVFAQHGGQARGHRGHGSEDTEDSAEHRHHLPSHRSHSHQDEDEDEVVSSEHRHHILRHGHRGHDGEDDEGEEDEEEEEEEVSTEYRHQAYRHRGHGSEEDEDVSDGHHHHGPSHRHQGHKEDDDDGDDVSTEYGHQAHRHRGHGSEEDEDVSDGHHHHGPSHRHQGHEEDDDDDDDDDDDDDDDVVSTEYRHQAHRHRGHGSEEDEDVSDGHHHHGPSHRYQGHEEDDDDDDDVTTEYGHQAHRHRGHGSEEDGDVSDGHHHHGPSHRHQGHEEDDNDDDDDDDDDGGDDDDDDDVSTEYGHQAHRHRGHGSEEDEDVSDEHHHHGPSHRHRGHKEEDDDDDDVSTEYGHQAHRHQDHRKEKDEPVSGEHNNHVPDHRHQGHRDEEEDEDVSTEHWHQGPQRVHHGLVDEEEEEEEITVQFSHRVASHQPQGHKSEEEDFQDEYKTDVPHHHHHRVPREEDEEVSAELAHQVPNHRQSHQDEETGHGQRGSIKEMSHHPPGHTVVKDRSHLREDDSEEEKEKEEDPGSHEEDDESSEQGAKGTHHGSPDQEDEEDEEEGHGLSLNQEEEEKENKEEEEEEEEERREERAEVGAPLSRDHSEEEEEGLEEDEPHFTIIPNPLDGREEAGGASSEEESGEDTGPQDAQEYGNYQPGSLCGYCSFCNRCTECENCHCDEENMGEHCDQCQHCQFCYLCPLVCETVCTPGSYVDYFSSSLYQALADMLETPEP; encoded by the exons ATGGGCCACCGTAGGCCATGGCTGCACACTGCTGTCCTctgggctggggtggccagcCTGCTCCTCCCCCCGGCCACGACCCAGCAGCTGAGAGGGGCCGGGCTGGGCTTCAGCAACTGGAACAACAACGCCGGAGTCACTGGGCTCTCCCAGGAGGCATCGGCAGAGCTTGGCCACCACCTCCACAGCCCGAGAAACCATCCAGATGGGAACAAGGATGTTTCCACAGAGAATGGACATCATTTCTGGAGCCACCCAGACCGTGACAAGGAGGATGAAGACGTCCCCAAGGAATATGAGCACCTACTCCCAGGCCACAGGTCCCAAGACCATGAGGTTGGAGACGAGGATGTCTCAGGTGAGGAGGTCTTTGCACAGCATGGTGGGCAGGCCCGTGGGCACAGAGGCCACGGGAGTGAAGACACGGAAGACTCAGCTGAGCACAGGCACCACCTCCCCAGCCACAGGAGCCACAGCCATCAAGACGAGGATGAGGACGAAGTTGTGTCCAGTGAGCATCGCCATCATATCCTCAGGCATGGACACCGAGGCCATGATGGGGAAGATGATGAAGGAgaagaggacgaggaggaggaggaggaggaggtctcCACTGAGTATAGGCACCAGGCCTACAGGCACCGAGGCCACGGGAGTGAAGAGGATGAGGATGTCTCAGATGGACACCACCATCATGGCCCCAGCCACAGGCACCAAGGCCACAAAGAAGATgacgatgatggtgatgatgtctCCACTGAGTATGGACACCAGGCCCACAGGCACCGAGGCCACGGGAGTGAAGAGGATGAGGATGTCTCAGATGGACACCACCATCATGGCCCCAGCCACAGGCACCAAGGCCACGAAGaagatgacgatgatgatgatgatgatgatgatgatgatgatgatgatgttgtcTCCACTGAGTATAGGCACCAGGCCCACAGGCACCGAGGCCACGGGAGTGAAGAGGATGAGGATGTTTCAGATGGACACCATCATCATGGCCCAAGCCACAGGTACCAAGGCCACGAAGaagatgacgatgatgatgatgatgtcacCACTGAGTATGGACACCAGGCCCACAGGCACCGAGGCCATGGGAGTGAAGAGGATGGGGATGTCTCAGATGGACACCATCATCATGGCCCCAGCCACAGGCACCAAGGCCACGAAGaagatgacaatgatgatgatgatgatgatgatgatgatggtggtgatgatgatgatgatgatgatgtctcCACTGAGTATGGACACCAGGCTCACAGGCACCGAGGCCACGGGAGTGAAGAGGATGAAGATGTCTCAGATGAACACCACCATCACGGCCCCAGCCACAGACACCGAGGCCACaaagaagaagatgatgatgatgatgatgtctcCACTGAGTATGGACACCAGGCCCACAGGCACCAAGaccacagaaaggaaaaggatgaGCCTGTCTCAGGTGAACACAACAATCATGTCCCTGACCACAGGCACCAAGGCCACAGAGACGAGGAAGAAGATGAGGATGTGTCCACTGAACATTGGCACCAGGGTCCCCAACGTGTCCACCATGGCCTTGtagatgaggaagaggaagaagaggagatcACAGTCCAGTTCAGCCACCGTGTTGCAAGCCACCAACCTCAAGGCCACAAGAGTGAGGAAGAGGACTTCCAAGATGAGTATAAAACAGACGTccctcaccatcaccaccacagagTCCCCagggaggaagatgaggaggtCTCCGCTGAGCTTGCCCACCAGGTCCCCAACCACAGGCAAAGCCACCAAGATGAAGAAACTGGCCATGGTCAAAGAGGGTCCATCAAAGAGATGAGTCATCACCCCCCAGGACACACAGTGGTCAAGGATAGAAGCCATTTGAGGGAGGATGATtctgaggaggaaaaggagaaggaagaggatccCGGCTCCCATGAGGAAGATGATGAAAGTTCAGAGCAGGGAGCGAAAGGCACCCACCATGGCAGCCCGGACCAGGAagatgaggaggatgaggaggaaggtCATGGCCTCAGCCTGaatcaggaagaggaagaaaaggaaaacaaggaggaggaggaggaagaagaggaggagaggagagaagagagggctGAAGTTGGGGCCCCACTGAGTCGAGACCACagcgaggaggaagaggaggggctggaggaagaTGAGCCCCACTTCACCATCATCCCCAACCCACTGGACGGGAGAGAGGAGGCTGGAGGTGCCTCCAGTGAGGAGGAAAGCGGTGAGGACACAG GTCCACAGGACGCTCAGGAGTACGGGAACTACCAGCCAGGGTCCCTGTGTGGCTACTGCTCCTTCTGCAAT CGATGCACTGAATGTGAGAACTGTCACTGTGATGAGGAGAACATGGGTGAGCACTGCGACCAGTGCCAG cactgTCAGTTCTGCTATCTCTGCCCGCTGGTCTGCGAAACGGTCTGCACTCCAG GAAGCTACGTGGACTATTTCTCCTCCTCCCTATATCA AGCCCTGGCGGACATGCTGGAAACGCCGGAACCCTGA